The following is a genomic window from bacterium.
TTACCATTTAACCAGTTACCAAAAAGGAGGAAATAAAATGTCAGAAGAGAAGACTTGTTCGAGTTGTTCAACAGATAATTGTTCGGCTCAAGGAAAAAGGGCTGACGAGAGTATGGAAGAGTTTCAGGAGCGGCAGCATCTTGCTCACCGAATGTGCCAGATAAAACATAAAATAATGGTGTTATCTGGTAAGGGTGGGGTAGGTAAAAGCACGGTTGCGGTTAACTTAGCTGTTTTTCTTAGTTTAGCAGGCAAAAAGGTCGGCTTGCTGGATGGTAACTATTCACCGCAGAGACGCAGAGGCACAGAGAAGACATGGAAATAAATCAGATAACAGAAAAGATTATTGAGGCAATTATGGAAATACACAGGACATCAAAACCAAATTTGTTAATCAATCATGATATGTCGGTTCTCAAAAGCTTGCACTGATGAAAATCCGTGATGGAATTCTGCGTCTGGTAAATAGTTTTTAATTTTTTCTCTGCGTCTCTGCGTCTCTGCGGTGAACGGTTACGGATGTTGAATGGGAAGAGCTTGATTATCTGATAATCGATTCACCACCAGGGACAGGGGATGAGCCATTGTCTGTCTGCCAGTTGATTGAAGATGCGGACGGGGCAATCATTGTCACCACCCCTCAAAAGGTAGCTCTGGTAGATGTAAAAAAGTCGGTTAATTTCTGCCATATGCTCAATCTGCCTGTTCTGGGTGTGTTAGAGAATATGAGCGGGTTTGTCTGCCCGGAATGTGGTAAGCAGGTGGATGTGTTTAAGTCGGGCGGTGGAGAGAAGTTGGCTAAGGCCTTTGGGGTACCGTTCCTGGGACGGATACCGATCGATTCGGATATTGTTCATTCTTGCGATGATGGTAAACCTTATGTCTATCACTATTCCCATTCTGAAACAGCAAAGGCATTTGCCAGAGCAACTGTTCCTATCATGGAGATGGACGGAAAAGGTAAAGTTACCAATCACCAGTTACCAATTACCAAAAACAAGGAGGATGGTAAGATGAGAATTGCTATGCCGATAGCACAGGGACAACTTTGTATGCACTTTGGGCACTCAGAGGAATTTGCCTTCTTTGATGTAGAGGATGGCCAGATTAAACAGACACAAATGCTTACCCCACCACCACATGCCCCGGGTGTTATCCCTAAATGGGTGCATGAGCAGGGGGCAACTATTGTTATTGCCGGAGGGATGGGACAGCGGGCAGTAAGCCTGTTTGAGCAACAAGGTGTGCATGTGGTCGTTGGTGCTCCAGGACATACACCAGAAGAAATTGTTAATGCCTATCTTAATGGCACACTTGAAACTGGTGAAAATGTGTGCGACCATTAAGAGTAAACAGAATCTGTGAAAATCTGTGCAATCTGTGGATTAAAAGAGGAGCAGGCAAATGAAGGTAACCGTTCAGGTTGTAATTTACCGCAGAGACGCAGAGGAACAGAGAAGATATGGGAATAAATCAGATAACAGAAAAGATTATTGGGGTAATTATGAAATACATAGGACATCAAAACCAAATTTGTTAATCAATCATGATATGTTTGTCCTCAAAAGTTTACACTGATGAAAATCCGTAATGGAATCCTGCGTCTGGTAAATAGTTTTTAATTTTCTTCTCTGCGTCTCTGTGTCTCTGCGGTGAACGGTTACAAATGAAGAAAGTTGTGATTATTGGCGGTGGTGTGGCTGGAACTAATCTGGCTAAAAAGCTGGTGGACAAAAACAGGGGGGTTGAGATTACCTTCGGAGAATATTTGCTTGAGGCCCAGATTGTTGGTCCTGAAGATGTCAAGGAGAGAATCAATGCTATTACAGCGTTGATTCATTTAAAGGTGAAGGTGCAGGATATTCTACAGATGGAGCGTTGCTTTACCCCATCTCTTTGCACCTCAAGAGATGCTTTCCAAAGAGCCGTTGAAGAATTGTTAGGTGTTTTGGCATGAGATTGAAAGAATACATCCCAAATTTTACCAATAAAGAGATACAGGATAATCATACTCGTTTT
Proteins encoded in this region:
- a CDS encoding NifB/NifX family molybdenum-iron cluster-binding protein, encoding MHFGHSEEFAFFDVEDGQIKQTQMLTPPPHAPGVIPKWVHEQGATIVIAGGMGQRAVSLFEQQGVHVVVGAPGHTPEEIVNAYLNGTLETGENVCDH